The sequence TCCTTTGAAAACGGATACGAAACTGCCGTAGGTGAAAGAGGGGTATCCCTTTCAGGAGGCCAGAAACAGAGAATCGCCATTGCCAGAACAATAATAAACGAATGTCCCATAGTTGTATTTGACGATTCTTTAAGTGCCGTAGATACGGAAACGGATATTTCAATAAGAAAATCTTTAAATCTTAGGAGAAATTTATCTACTACTTTTATCATTTCACACAGGATATCTACCGTCTGTGAAGCAGATAAAATTATAGTATTGGATAAGGGAAATATTGTTCAACAGGGAACCCATTATGAGCTTTTAAAAGAAGACGGATTATATAAAAGAATATATGATATACAAAGTTGTCCTCATGAGAATTATGAATATGAGATGAATTTAAAAAATGCATAAAAGAGGTGGTACTTAATGGAAAATGAAAAAGACGAAAAGATAAATATTGCTCTTTGGAAAAATTTTATTTCCTTTGGCAAACCATATAAAAAAGAATTTAAGATTTTAATAATTGTAATGGCTTTTGTAGGAATAATAGATGCAGTTTTTCCTCTTATGACAAAATGGGCAGTTGATAATTTGATAACAAACATAAGCACCAAAAAATTTGTTAATTTTTCAGTTCTTTATGCTTTATTAGTTGCAATACAAGCCATAAACGCTTATCTCCTCATATCTACCGCAGGTAAAATAGAAATGGGAATGGCATATAATATAAGAAAAATCGGATTTGAAAAGCTTCAAATACTCCCTTTGTCTTATTATGATCATAAAGCCGTAGGATGGTTAATGGCAAGGATGACTTCAGACATTGCAAGATTAAGCGAAACAATTTCCTGGGGACTTGTAGATTTTATATGGGGTATAACTTTGATGGGTACTATAATGGTTGTAATGCTTATAATGAATTGGAAATTGGCACTGATTACTCTTTCCGTAGTACCTCCCCTTATTTTAATAAGTCTATATTTTCAAAAGAAAATACTTAAAGCTTATAGAAACGTAAGAAAGATAAATTCTAAAATAACTGCCTCTTTCAATGAAGATATTCAAGGTGCTAAAACTACAAAGACCTTAGTCAGAGAAGAAAAAAATTTAGAGGAATTTTCTGATATCACTAATAAAATGAAGGTTAGTTCTATTAGAGCCGTGACATTATCTGCCATATATCTTCCCATAGTATTAACTCTGGGAAGTATAGGAACCGCCCTTGCAATAAATTTTGGTGGAAAAAGTGTTATGAATAACGTTATGAGCTACGGTACCCTGATAGCATTTATGTCTTATACCATACAGTTCTTTGAACCGGTAAGACAATTGGCTGCTATATTTGCAGAACTTCAATCCGCTCAAGCTTCTGCAGAAAGGGTTTTCTCCCTTGTTAACGAAACGCCCGAAATTATAGACAGACCGGAAATAACTGAAAAATACGGAGATTTCTTTGAACCTAAAGAAAAAAATTGGCCTTTAATTAAGGGAGAAATCAAATTTAAAAATGTTTCTTTTTGTTATAAAGAAGGAAAAAAGGTATTAAATAATTTTAATCTCCACGTAGAATCAGGAGAAAACATTGCTCTGGTAGGAGAAACGGGTTCGGGGAAAAGTACAATAGTTAATCTCCTGTGCAGATTTTATGAACCTACGGAAGGAGACATCGAAATCGACGGAATCAATTATAAAAGTATGCCTCAAATATGGGTCCATGAAAATTTAGGATATGTTCTTCAATCCCCCCACCTTTTTAGTGGAACCATTAAAGACAATATCAAATACGGGAAATTGGATGCAACTGATGAGGAAATTATAGAGGCAAGTAAGCTTGTAAATGCTCATGAGTTTATATCCAATTTAGAGAAAGGATATGAAACTCCCGTGGGAGAAGGAGGAGGACTTCTTTCAACAGGGCAAAAGCAGCTTATCTCTTTTGCAAGAGCGGTAATTAGAAATCCAAGAATATTTATATTAGATGAAGCTACTTCTTCAATAGATACGGAAACTGAAAAAATAATTCAGAATACTATTCATAAAGTCTTAAAAGACAGAACAAGTTTTATAATTGCTCATAGACTTTCAACCATTAGATCTGTAGACAGGATTTTGGTTATTAGTAAAGGAAAAGTAATTGAGGAAGGAAACCATGAAAATCTTCTTAAGAAAAAAGGATATTACTATAAATTATATACTAATCAATTTATAGAAGAGCAATCAAATGCATTAATGAATTAAAACTTCAGTAGGGTTGTTCCCTGCTGAAGTAAAATAAAAAGATTTTTATTTTGCTGCATAGCTGGAGAATATTATGTAATGGAGGAATTAACTTTGAAGGAATTAGAAATAGCAATTAAATTGAGGAAAGAAGGAAAACTAAAGGAATCAAATGAAATTTTAATAAACCTTGTAAATGAATATCCCGATGATCCAATGATTAATTACCAGTGCGCATGGAGTTTTGATTCCTTGGTTTTAGAAAAAAATGCAATACAATATTATGAAAAGGCCATTTCCATAGGATTACCCGATAAGGAATTGCGAGGTGCCTATTT is a genomic window of Acidilutibacter cellobiosedens containing:
- a CDS encoding ABC transporter ATP-binding protein; this encodes MENEKDEKINIALWKNFISFGKPYKKEFKILIIVMAFVGIIDAVFPLMTKWAVDNLITNISTKKFVNFSVLYALLVAIQAINAYLLISTAGKIEMGMAYNIRKIGFEKLQILPLSYYDHKAVGWLMARMTSDIARLSETISWGLVDFIWGITLMGTIMVVMLIMNWKLALITLSVVPPLILISLYFQKKILKAYRNVRKINSKITASFNEDIQGAKTTKTLVREEKNLEEFSDITNKMKVSSIRAVTLSAIYLPIVLTLGSIGTALAINFGGKSVMNNVMSYGTLIAFMSYTIQFFEPVRQLAAIFAELQSAQASAERVFSLVNETPEIIDRPEITEKYGDFFEPKEKNWPLIKGEIKFKNVSFCYKEGKKVLNNFNLHVESGENIALVGETGSGKSTIVNLLCRFYEPTEGDIEIDGINYKSMPQIWVHENLGYVLQSPHLFSGTIKDNIKYGKLDATDEEIIEASKLVNAHEFISNLEKGYETPVGEGGGLLSTGQKQLISFARAVIRNPRIFILDEATSSIDTETEKIIQNTIHKVLKDRTSFIIAHRLSTIRSVDRILVISKGKVIEEGNHENLLKKKGYYYKLYTNQFIEEQSNALMN